Sequence from the Thermus tengchongensis genome:
CTGGTGGAAGGGGGTACCTTTGACCGCCTGGGCCCCTTCGAGGAAGGCCCGGAAGGGGAGAGGATCCTCGAGGCGGCCATCCAGGTGATGGAGGCCCTGGCCCACCTCCACGCCCAGGGCATCCTCCACCGGGACCTCACCCCCAAAAACATCCTCCTCACCAAGGAGGGGCATCCCAAGGTCATGGACTTTGGCCTGGCGTACCTCTTACAAGAAAGCCGCCACCTGACCCGCACTGGGTACACCCTGGGCACCCCCACCTACATGGCTCCCGAACAAGCCAAGGGCCTGCCCCTTACCCCCCGGGCTGACCTCTACAGCCTGGGAGCGGTCCTCTACCGCACCCTCACCGGCAAACCCCCCTTTGAGGGGGAAAACGATCAGGCGATCCTCTTCCAGCACGTCTACGAGCCCCCTAAGCCTCCCCAGGCTTTGAACCCCACCATCCCTTCTGGGGTGGCGGAAGCGGTGCTTTCCCTTTTGGCCAAGCACCCGGAGGAAAGGCCCTCCCACCCCAGCCTCTTCAAAAGCCCCCTGCAGGAGTTCCAGGCCCTCCGCCTTGCCACCCCCCGGGCCGGGTCCAGCCGCTCGGGCCACTACCCCCTGGCCCCCGACCCCCGCAGGCTTTCCCTCAAAGGCAAGCTGGACCTGGGAGGGGAGGCCGCCTGGCCCGGGGAGATGGTGTACGCCCACGGCCGGGTCTACTTGGGAGCGGGGCGGGGCCTGGCGGAGGTGGACCTCCTTTCAGGAACGGTGCGCCGGGAACCCCTTCCTGAGGAGGTCACCGCTCCCCCGGTGGTGCGGGGTGGAGTTTACGTGGCCGCCTGGGACGGCCGGGTGCGCCGCTTCAAGGCCCAAGCCTTGGAGTGGAGCGCCGACACGGGAGCGGAGATCACCGCCGCTCCCCTGGTCCTGGGGGAGCGGGTCTTTGTGGCCAGCCGGGACGGAAGCCTCTACGCCTTCGAGCAAGGCCGCCTCCTCTACCGCTTCCAGGCGGGGGGGCACCTCTCCGCCAGCCCCACCTTCCACCGGAACCTCCTTTTCTTGGCCTCGGAGGACGGGTTCCTCTACGCTCTGGATCCGGACACGGGCACCTTGCGCTACAAGGTGAAGACCGGTCCGGTGCACGCTCCTGTGGCCGCCTACCGCGGGGTGCTCTTCATCCCCACCTGGGAGGGAGAGGTTTACGCCTTTGAACCTTTGAGCCGGGAGACCCTCTGGAACACCGCCGTGGAAGGCGAGATCTGGGGCGGACTGGCCCTGGACGGGGAACGGGTGTATGTGGCCGCCTGGGACGGGGTCTTAAG
This genomic interval carries:
- a CDS encoding protein kinase domain-containing protein gives rise to the protein MTGMVLGGRYRLEASLGSGGMAEVWRAVDERLGRKVAVKLLHPRALPPERERFLLEVRALSRLFHPGIVQVLDLGEEEGRPYFVMELVEGGTFDRLGPFEEGPEGERILEAAIQVMEALAHLHAQGILHRDLTPKNILLTKEGHPKVMDFGLAYLLQESRHLTRTGYTLGTPTYMAPEQAKGLPLTPRADLYSLGAVLYRTLTGKPPFEGENDQAILFQHVYEPPKPPQALNPTIPSGVAEAVLSLLAKHPEERPSHPSLFKSPLQEFQALRLATPRAGSSRSGHYPLAPDPRRLSLKGKLDLGGEAAWPGEMVYAHGRVYLGAGRGLAEVDLLSGTVRREPLPEEVTAPPVVRGGVYVAAWDGRVRRFKAQALEWSADTGAEITAAPLVLGERVFVASRDGSLYAFEQGRLLYRFQAGGHLSASPTFHRNLLFLASEDGFLYALDPDTGTLRYKVKTGPVHAPVAAYRGVLFIPTWEGEVYAFEPLSRETLWNTAVEGEIWGGLALDGERVYVAAWDGVLRALDQATGEEVWSLEVGKVTAGLSYAAGHVYVATEEGRFLAVDQRGQVVFEATGLGAVQVPPLPLSQEVLVANLAGKLFRFGVG